One genomic segment of Arachis duranensis cultivar V14167 chromosome 4, aradu.V14167.gnm2.J7QH, whole genome shotgun sequence includes these proteins:
- the LOC107482920 gene encoding thymidine kinase b, with protein MKSILNPKFSALSPHLPKTSPFSLFSRPHDSIFRNNSQQLPFPSLKATPFSSNSFLSRAQNRTLQTEPTRPPSGEIHVIVGPMFAGKTTTLLRRIQSESANSRKQYERGRRIHAQMIVVGFVPNEYLKTKLLILYAKSGYLETASFLFDNLADKGLIPWNAMVAGYVQKGVEEVGLEFFCGMRQAGLRPDQYTFASVFRACATLAALEPGKQAHAVMIKSQITENVVINSALIDMYFKCSCICDGRLLFEKCLSRNTITWSTLISGYGQHGRVMEVLDSFQRMLSEGFRPNYVTFLAVLVACSHGGLIDEVTHDGAKLPCWALTNLSSFKQKFGIEAYEKLDVIGIDEAQFFEDLYDFCREAADHDGKTVIVAGLDGNYLRRSFGSVLDIIPLADTVTKLTALCEICGKRAFFTLRKTQEKQVELIGGGDVYMPVCRHHYVNGQVAVEAARFVLESHKVECPSHIHK; from the exons ATGAAGTCAATTCTAAACCCAAAGTTCTCAGCTTTATCACCGCATCTTCCCAAAACctctcctttctctctcttctcacgCCCCCATGACTCCATCTTCCGCAATAACTCGCAACAGCTTCCATTCCCAAGCCTCAAGGCAACGCCTTTCTCATCTAATTCCTTCCTTTCCAGAGCTCAAAATCGGACCTTGCAAACGGAACCCACTCGCCCCCCGTCCGGTGAAATCCACGTCATAGTGGGCCCCATGTTCGCCGGCAAAACCACCACTCTCCTCCGTCGGATTCAGTCAGAATCTGCCAACAGCA GGAAACAGTATGAGAGAGGCAGAAGAATACACGCACAAATGATCGTTGTTGGATTTGTTCCCAACGAATATTTGAAGACCAAATTGCTGATATTGTATGCAAAGTCAGGATATCTAGAAACTGCAAGCTTCTTGTTTGATAATTTGGCTGACAAAGGATTAATTCCATGGAATGCAATGGTGGCTGGATATGTTCAGAAAGGCGTTGAAGAAGTCGGATTGGAGTTTTTCTGTGGGATGAGACAGGCTGGTTTGAGACCAGATCAGTATACCTTTGCATCGGTGTTTAGAGCCTGTGCAACTCTGGCAGCATTGGAACCTGGGAAGCAAGCACATGCTGTcatgatcaagtctcaaattaCAGAAAATGTAGTGATCAACAGTGCATTGATAGACATGTATTTTAAATGCAGTTGTATCTGTGACGGGCGGTTGCTTTTCGAGAAATGTTTGAGTAGAAATACAATTACTTGGAGTACTCTGATATCTGGATATGGTCAGCATGGAAGGGTAATGGAAGTTTTAGATTCTTTTCAGAGAATGCTATCTGAAGGCTTCAGACCCAATTATGTTACATTTCTTGcagttttggttgcttgtagCCATGGTGGTTTAATTGATGAA GTTACACATGATGGTGCAAAATTACCATGTTGGGCCCTAACTAACTTATCATCATTCAAGCAGAAGTTTGGAATTGAGGCTTACGAGAAG TTGGATGTGATCGGTATTGATGAAGCTCAATTCTTTGAAGACCTGTATGACTTCTGCCGTGAAGCCGCTGATCATGATGGCAAAACAGTGATAGTTGCAGGACTTGATGGTAACTATTTGAG GAGGAGCTTTGGTTCTGTCCTTGATATAATACCCCTTGCTGATACTGTAACTAAACTAACTGCTCTATGTGAAATCTGTGGAAAGCGCGCATTCTTTACTCTGAGGAAGACACAGGAGAAACAGGTCGAGTTGATTGGTGGAGGGGATGTCTACATGCCGGTTTGCCGGCATCACTATGTCAATGGACAGGTAGCTGTAGAAGCAGCAAGATTTGTTCTGGAATCTCACAAGGTTGAATGTCCCTCCCATATACATAAGTAG
- the LOC107482919 gene encoding scarecrow-like protein 13 has translation MQTSQKHSTSAGIHIYHQPVQGIDPYNHYQILQSNSCHDIHDSSSQGTNVSFEASKEQYYTLDSSPATNGLIGCDSPSCASVSSSRSPLSPQNSQSYYSDQHQSSDNNYGSPISGYSSAEDSYELKNKLRELEITLLGPEPDIVDSCHCCFKSVHQGASPTSKYNWVQIAEMIPKLDLRDVLILCAQSVADDDIQTALGWMDNVLVKMVSVAGDPIQRLGAYMLEGLRARFESSGSLIYKALKCEQPTSKDLMTYMHVLYQICPYWKFAYISANVVIGEAMQNEARIHIIDFQIAQGTQWFLLMQALARRPGGPPFIRVTGIDDSQSNHARGGGLHIVGKKLSEYANSLGVPFEFHSAAMCGSEVELENLVIRPGEALAVNFPFVLHHMPDESVTTENHRDRLLRLVKSLSPKVVTLVEQESNTNTSPFFQRFVETLNYYTAMFESIDVARPRDDKQRISAEQHCVARDIVNMIACEGPERVERHELLGKWRSRFSMAGFSPCPMSSSAMAAVRSLLNEFNENYRVEQRDGALYLGWKNRAMATSSAWTCY, from the coding sequence ATGCAAACCTCCCAGAAACACTCAACCTCAGCTGGTATTCACATATACCACCAGCCAGTGCAAGGCATTGATCCTTACAATCATTACCAAATACTACAAAGCAATTCATGCCATGATATCCATGACAGTAGCAGCCAGGGGACCAATGTGTCGTTTGAAGCCTCGAAGGAGCAATACTATACCCTTGATTCATCCCCAGCAACCAATGGTCTCATAGGTTGTGATTCACCTTCCTGTGCTAGTGTATCATCCAGTAGGAGCCCTTTATCTCCACAGAATTCTCAGTCATACTATTCAGATCAGCACCAATCTTCTGACAACAACTATGGATCGCCAATAAGCGGTTACTCAAGTGCTGAAGATAGCTATGAATTGAAGAACAAGCTAAGAGAATTGGAGATTACATTATTGGGGCCAGAACCAGATATTGTTGATAGTTGTCACTGCTGCTTCAAGAGTGTTCACCAAGGAGCATCTCCAACGTCGAAGTACAATTGGGTTCAGATTGCTGAGATGATTCCAAAGTTGGACTTGAGAGACGTCCTCATTCTTTGTGCACAATCTGTGGCTGATGATGACATTCAAACAGCACTAGGGTGGATGGATAATGTGTTGGTGAAGATGGTATCTGTTGCTGGGGATCCGATACAGCGACTAGGTGCATACATGTTGGAAGGTCTTAGAGCAAGGTTTGAATCATCAGGGAGCTTAATTTACAAGGCATTGAAGTGTGAACAACCAACAAGCAAGGATCTAATGACTTATATGCATGTCTTGTACCAGATTTGCCCGTATTGGAAATTTGCTTACATATCTGCAAATGTTGTCATTGGAGAAGCAATGCAGAATGAAGCAAGGATTCACATAATTGACTTCCAAATTGCACAAGGCACACAGTGGTTCTTGCTCATGCAGGCTCTCGCTCGTAGGCCGGGTGGACCGCCATTCATCCGTGTCACTGGTATTGATGATTCCCAATCAAATCATGCCAGAGGTGGAGGACTTCACATTGTGGGAAAAAAGCTCTCAGAATATGCTAATTCTCTTGGGGTGCCCTTTGAGTTCCACAGTGCTGCAATGTGTGGATCAGAGGTTGAGCTAGAGAACCTTGTGATTCGGCCCGGCGAAGCTCTTGCTGTGAACTTCCCTTTTGTTCTGCACCACATGCCGGATGAGAGCGTAACCACTGAGAATCACAGGGACAGGCTATTGAGGTTGGTGAAGAGCTTGTCACCAAAGGTTGTTACCCTTGTTGAGCAAGAATCCAACACCAACACCTCACCTTTTTTCCAAAGGTTTGTTGAGACCCTTAATTACTACACTGCCATGTTCGAATCCATCGATGTGGCTCGTCCCAGGGACGATAAGCAGAGAATCAGCGCAGAACAGCACTGCGTGGCCCGCGACATTGTCAACATGATAGCTTGTGAGGGCCCTGAGAGGGTGGAAAGGCATGAGCTTCTAGGAAAATGGAGGTCAAGATTTTCCATGGCTGGTTTTTCACCTTGCCCTATGAGTTCTTCAGCTATGGCTGCAGTTAGAAGTCTCTTGAACGAGTTCAATGAGAATTATAGGGTTGAACAAAGAGATGGTGCTTTATACCTAGGATGGAAGAATAGAGCTATGGCCACTTCTTCTGCATGGACATGTTACTGA
- the LOC107482872 gene encoding uncharacterized protein LOC107482872 isoform X2 encodes MEEFGEGDVLRRMQREQERERRRIRDRERRQAMTQEQRERHLARRRRNYQLRRQRAANNNAAGFIPLPQPPQPQPFLESSAGEASTSDELQGLTTPLDHTALSHHGIALPHQVHMENLAYKPANSATLRLNHIKRLARSLTSSIDDPAAATQQVPAELITKEDLSTADCGGAQKSLRLNCVKRLARSINCVPKEIESQKNYTSAQEGIQLLGNESSIASS; translated from the exons ATGGAAGAGTTTGGAGAGGGAGATGTTTTGAGGAGGATGCAGAGGGAGCAAGAGAGGGAGAGGAGGAGAATTCGCGACCGCGAGAGGAGGCAGGCCATGACTCAGGAACAAAGGGAGCGCCACCTGGCCAGGAGGCGCCGGAACTACCAGCTAAGGAGGCAGAGGGCAGCAAATAACAATGCTGCCGGATTCATTCCTCTCCCTCAACCACCGCAGCCGCAGCCGTTTCTAGAATCAAGTGCTGGTGAAGCCAGTACTAGTGATGAGCTTCAAGGTCTCACCACTCCATTAGACCATACTGCCCTCTCTCATCATGGCATTGCTCTCCCTCACCAAG TTCATATGGAAAATCTAGCATATAAACCAGCCAATTCAGCAACATTGCGGCTAAATCATATTAAGCGCCTCGCGCGAAGCCTGACATCTTCAATTGATGACCCAGCAGCTGCTACTCAACAGGTTCCAGCTGAATTGATAACAAAGGAAGATCTATCAACTGCTGATTGtg GTGGCGCGCAGAAATCTCTGCGTTTGAATTGTGTCAAGCGCCTTGCGAGATCAATAAATTGTGTTCCCAAAGAGATTGAATCTCAGAAAAACTATACTTCTGCACAAGAAGGGATTCAATTACTTGGTAATGAGAGCTCTATAGCCTCTAGTTAA
- the LOC107482872 gene encoding uncharacterized protein LOC107482872 isoform X1: MEEFGEGDVLRRMQREQERERRRIRDRERRQAMTQEQRERHLARRRRNYQLRRQRAANNNAAGFIPLPQPPQPQPFLESSAGEASTSDELQGLTTPLDHTALSHHGIALPHQGSSSVHMENLAYKPANSATLRLNHIKRLARSLTSSIDDPAAATQQVPAELITKEDLSTADCGGAQKSLRLNCVKRLARSINCVPKEIESQKNYTSAQEGIQLLGNESSIASS, from the exons ATGGAAGAGTTTGGAGAGGGAGATGTTTTGAGGAGGATGCAGAGGGAGCAAGAGAGGGAGAGGAGGAGAATTCGCGACCGCGAGAGGAGGCAGGCCATGACTCAGGAACAAAGGGAGCGCCACCTGGCCAGGAGGCGCCGGAACTACCAGCTAAGGAGGCAGAGGGCAGCAAATAACAATGCTGCCGGATTCATTCCTCTCCCTCAACCACCGCAGCCGCAGCCGTTTCTAGAATCAAGTGCTGGTGAAGCCAGTACTAGTGATGAGCTTCAAGGTCTCACCACTCCATTAGACCATACTGCCCTCTCTCATCATGGCATTGCTCTCCCTCACCAAG GATCATCATCAGTTCATATGGAAAATCTAGCATATAAACCAGCCAATTCAGCAACATTGCGGCTAAATCATATTAAGCGCCTCGCGCGAAGCCTGACATCTTCAATTGATGACCCAGCAGCTGCTACTCAACAGGTTCCAGCTGAATTGATAACAAAGGAAGATCTATCAACTGCTGATTGtg GTGGCGCGCAGAAATCTCTGCGTTTGAATTGTGTCAAGCGCCTTGCGAGATCAATAAATTGTGTTCCCAAAGAGATTGAATCTCAGAAAAACTATACTTCTGCACAAGAAGGGATTCAATTACTTGGTAATGAGAGCTCTATAGCCTCTAGTTAA